The genomic region TCACGAAATAACTGTCGGCCATTCGCAGGTAGGCATCATTAAGACGTACTTTATCGTCTTTTGCACTATTGATATACTCCTGGAAATATTTTGCCGCCTGTTCGTATTCTTTTTGCTTGAAATAGGTATACGCCAGGTCGTAATTGGCATTTTTATATTCGGGTGTATTTTTGGCTTCCGCGCTTCCCAAAAATTGTTTAAAGCTGATTAGTGCATCACTGAATTGTCCCAACACATATTCGGTTTCGGCTTTCCAGAACGTCGCACGTGTGGTAAATTTCGCATCGCGTTGTTCGGCAATCGATTTTTTAAATAAAGCCAGTGCCTCGTTATAATTCCCGTCGGTATACAATTCCAATCCGCGGTAAAACGTTACCTTTTGATAGGCCAGTTTGTTCTCCGGCGTTTTGCTCTTTTCAAGTAATACCAACGCTTCTTTATAATTTTTCGAGGTAATATACGAGTTGATCAACAAGGATTCGATCTCGGCTTTATACGCCGTATTCGGATATTTGTTCAGATAGCCCATCAAGACTTCCGGTACACTTTGGTACGGGTTTCCGATTTCGTAGCTCAGTTTGGCATAATTCAAATAGGCATCTTCCTGGATTTTAGCGTCAAATTCCATTTCAGAGGCATTTTTGAATGCATTTAAAGCCTGTTGTTTTTTATCGGTTTTCAGGTAACTTTCCGCCAAATGATAATAGGCATTCTGCGCTACCGCATCCTGTCCGTTGATAATTTTATTAAACTGAGCGATCGCATTTTCATAATCGCCGGCTTTATAATAGGCATACCCTAACTGGTAAAAATCGGTGTTGTTCCATTTGCCTTTTTTGCCTTTGTATTCCAATAGATACGGTAAGGCTTTGTCGTATTGTTTCAGGTTAAAATAGCTCTCTCCGATAATTTTGGACAATTCGGATTTTTCGTTGGCGTCGGATTTGGACAATTGTGGGATTCCTACATCGATTGCTTTTTGAAAATTCCCCAGTTTAAAGTTCATATCCGCCTGGAAGTAGGACATTTTTTCTTTGTATTTGTCCTTATCGGCTACCTGATCAAAAAACTGAGTGGCATCTTTGTAGTTATCGGTTTCATAGGCCATATAACCCAGGTAGTATTTGGCTTGTGAACCATATTCTTTGGAATTAACAACCTTATTAAAATATTTTTCGGCTTCTTTTTTATTTTTTGCAGTAAAGTAACTATAGCCTTTCTGGAAATTATAGCGTTCCTTATCGCTTAAGGTCATGGCATTTTCATCGACTTTATCGAACCATTTCAGTGCCTGAACATAGTTTCCCTGATCAAAGTAATAATGTGCTACTTCGATATAAGCTTGATTTTGTTTCGTACTGGTCGGATAGTTTTCGACAAAACTTTCCATCATCTGATCGGCGCCCGATTGTTCCAGACGAATCGCACAATTGGCACTGTAATAGGCACAATCGGCTTTTACTTCCGAACTGTTGTTGGCGCTTTTTACCTTATCAAAAAGGATTTGAGCTGCCTGGTACTGTTTGTCTTTGTAAAGCGACAACGCTTTTTGGTAGTCCACTAAATCGTGCGTATAGATGTTCGATTGTTGTGCCGCGAGGTTCATCGCACCCAGCGTTAAGGAAATAAATAATAGCCTATCTAATTTTCGCATTGTTACTTTTTTTAAAAACCAAATATATCAAAATATACTGGTATTAACGTTTGTCCGGTTTTGTTTATTGCAGGAGTTCCCTCAAAAACCAAACCAAATAATTTCTTACGGAAATAAATTGTTGTAAATTTCGTTTTAAATTTTGCAGGACTCTCTTAACTTCTTATTTTTACCAAAATAAAACATACAGACTTATGTCACAAACTATTCTCTCCCTTACC from Flavobacterium sp. WV_118_3 harbors:
- a CDS encoding tetratricopeptide repeat protein → MRKLDRLLFISLTLGAMNLAAQQSNIYTHDLVDYQKALSLYKDKQYQAAQILFDKVKSANNSSEVKADCAYYSANCAIRLEQSGADQMMESFVENYPTSTKQNQAYIEVAHYYFDQGNYVQALKWFDKVDENAMTLSDKERYNFQKGYSYFTAKNKKEAEKYFNKVVNSKEYGSQAKYYLGYMAYETDNYKDATQFFDQVADKDKYKEKMSYFQADMNFKLGNFQKAIDVGIPQLSKSDANEKSELSKIIGESYFNLKQYDKALPYLLEYKGKKGKWNNTDFYQLGYAYYKAGDYENAIAQFNKIINGQDAVAQNAYYHLAESYLKTDKKQQALNAFKNASEMEFDAKIQEDAYLNYAKLSYEIGNPYQSVPEVLMGYLNKYPNTAYKAEIESLLINSYITSKNYKEALVLLEKSKTPENKLAYQKVTFYRGLELYTDGNYNEALALFKKSIAEQRDAKFTTRATFWKAETEYVLGQFSDALISFKQFLGSAEAKNTPEYKNANYDLAYTYFKQKEYEQAAKYFQEYINSAKDDKVRLNDAYLRMADSYFVTTKYWPAMEAYNKAIELKSVDADYAYFQKAISYGFVSRNDKKVEELNGFLKAYPKSKYADDALYEMGNTYVTLNNTEKALQAYDRLITDYKDSSYAAKAILRQGLIYYNAEKDQQALTKLKKVVADYPRSQEAMEAVSTARLIYVDLGKVDEYASWVRTLDFVEVTDADLDKTTYEAAEKQYLQNNLKPAISAFTGYLANFPNGISALKANFYLAQAYFAEGLGNNAIPNYEFVIGKSRNEFTEQSLARLSEIHLKKNDYAKAIPVLKRLETEADFPQNVTFAQSNLMKSYYEQKDYPNAVIYADKVLANTKIEDRIKSDAQIIVARSAIKSNDEAKAKTAYAKLLTIAKGELAAEALYYDAYFKNKDGKFEASNTAVQKLAKDYSGYKYFGAKGLVIMAKNFYGLKDSFQATYILESVIKNFSTYQDVVEEAKKELDFIKSEEAKRNSSITN